Sequence from the Thermosinus carboxydivorans Nor1 genome:
CGGGCAAAAGTTGCCGATCCTAAAACTCTCGACCTTACCGCTACCGGAAAGGAAAGTTCTCAGTTTTGTCAAGGGACGCAAACGGGTTGTCGTGTTTGAAGAAATCGAGCCGGTGGTTGAAAGGCTCATTAAACAGCTTTGCTTTGAAAACAGGGTAATGGTCGAGGTGCTCGGGCGCGAGACTTATTTGCCGAAAGAAGGCGAACTAACTACTAGCGTCGTCCTTGCCGCCATTGAAAGCGCCATGGCCGGCAAGCCTTATCCGGCGCCGGCGCAGGGCAAATATATCCCAGCCCGGACCCGCACCCAGTGCTCGGGCTGCAGTCACCGCGGGTTGCTTATTGCCCTGAAAGAGGTAGTACGACAAAACGGCGGCATCGTTACCGGCGATATCGGCTGCCATGACGCCGGCACCTTTGAGCCCATGAACCTTCAGGCCACCATTTACTGCATGGGGTCGTCCATCCCGATGGCTTACGGCATAAAGGCCGCCGGGTTTGCCAAACCGGTATACGCCTTGATCGGCGACTCGACTTTCTTCCACAATGGCCTGACCGGCTTGGCCAGTGCCATTTACAACCGGGCCGACATCACCGTTGTTATTGCCTATAACTCGACGACCGCCATGACTGGTTTCCAGCCTCATCCCGGCAGTCCCACCAACATCCATGACCGGATCAGCCCCATGGACCCGGGGGTAGTAGCCGCAGCGATGGGCGCCAAGGTCTTCCGGTGCAATCCTTATAACGTGGACGAGACGATAAAAGTCATTACCGAAGCTACGGCGGAGAAGGGCGTCAAAGTTGTTGTCGCTGAGGCGCTGTGCTACCTCAAGTTCGGGCGGGAAGGGCAAATATCCTTTACGCCCAGGCAGGTAAAAGTCGATACCGACATCTGCAACGGCTGCAGCCTCTGCGTACGGACGTTCGGCTGCCCGGCCATCACCATCGTTGACGGAAAAGCGGTTATCGAAGCGAGCGCCTGCAACGGCTGCGGCGTATGTACTTATGTGTGCAAGAGGGGGGCACTGAAATGAAATTTGATTTAGTCATCGCCGGAGTTGGCGGCCAGGGCAATATTCTCGCTTCCCAAGTCATTGCCCAGTGTGCCATGGACGCCGGTTACAATGTCGTAAACACCGAGACCAAAGGCGCCGCCCAGCGCGGCGGGTCGGTTCTCTCCCATGTGCGTTTTGCCGATCGCGAAATCTTTTCGCCGGTCGTGCCCCTGGGCCAGGCCGATGTG
This genomic interval carries:
- a CDS encoding thiamine pyrophosphate-dependent enzyme, with protein sequence MNKKFMLGNEAIARAAVEAGVKVVAGYPGTPATEIVEHCAEFPHVYAEWSANEKHAFEVAGGACLTNQRAMAVMKHNGTNAAADYLMHINFTGVRAGLVLVSSDDPGGLSSQCEEDTRILIHNYAHLPVFDPSSVQEAYDMTKAAFELSEKTELVFALRPVMRINHAGGMVEYTDVIPEGRKSEFIIDRKRFVMSAVVEKESGGELRPKMRHRWLNSKQAELKALMEELPFNRVEEADGDVGFIGCGIGYAFLKEAEQIYGQKLPILKLSTLPLPERKVLSFVKGRKRVVVFEEIEPVVERLIKQLCFENRVMVEVLGRETYLPKEGELTTSVVLAAIESAMAGKPYPAPAQGKYIPARTRTQCSGCSHRGLLIALKEVVRQNGGIVTGDIGCHDAGTFEPMNLQATIYCMGSSIPMAYGIKAAGFAKPVYALIGDSTFFHNGLTGLASAIYNRADITVVIAYNSTTAMTGFQPHPGSPTNIHDRISPMDPGVVAAAMGAKVFRCNPYNVDETIKVITEATAEKGVKVVVAEALCYLKFGREGQISFTPRQVKVDTDICNGCSLCVRTFGCPAITIVDGKAVIEASACNGCGVCTYVCKRGALK